The following are encoded in a window of Corythoichthys intestinalis isolate RoL2023-P3 chromosome 8, ASM3026506v1, whole genome shotgun sequence genomic DNA:
- the rps15a gene encoding small ribosomal subunit protein uS8, translated as MVRMNVLADALKCINNAEKRGKRQVLIRPCSKVIVRFLTVMMKHGYIGEFEIIDDHRAGKIVVNLTGRLNKCGVISPRFDLQLKDLEKWQNNLLPSRQFGYIVLTTSAGIMDHEEARRKHTGGKILGFFF; from the exons aTGGTGCGCATGAACGTTCTCGCAGATGCTCTGAAGTGCATCAATAATGCTGAAAAGCGTGGGAAACGCCAGGTCCTCATCAGGCCCTGTTCCAAGGTCATTGTGCGCTTCCTAACCGTCATGATGAAGCACG GGTACATTGGCGAGTTTGAGATTATTGATGACCATAGAGCTGGGAAAATCGTCGTCAATCTCACAGGAAGGCTGAACAAG TGTGGCGTGATCAGTCCACGTTTTGATCTTCAGCTCAAGGATCTGGAGAAGTGGCAGAACAACCTTCTGCCCTCAAGACAGTTTGG ATACATTGTACTGACCACCTCAGCTGGCATCATGGACCATGAAGAGGCCAGACGGAAACATACAGGAGGCAAAATCCTTGGATTCTTTTTCTAA
- the notum2 gene encoding carboxylesterase notum2, which produces MRIFGQVVFLLLLGMNWCKNTKVQSAKKSTLRNQANIGVQTSPEAAFSTGSVSNNRGTGDNGGGESTREDVAGARATKQQADEMKLHFLKNPHVTCNDGTPAGFYLKEIKGSRRWLLFLEGGWCCYSKETCDSRYQNIPRLMSSTGWPLTKSGRGILSSQVEENPYWHSTNIVVIPYCSSDVWSGTGPAPTPPPKQRQEREKDRDRNKNATEYAFMGSLIIREVIKDLIPKGIKQAKVVLLSGTSAGGTGVLLNIERVASYLEQLGAEAQVRGLVDSGWFLESKHQRSPDCPETVTCSPEDAIKVGLRLWNGIVPDRCRRLYKKGEEWQCFFGYKLYSTLTSPLFVVQWLFDEEQLRVENIYIGGQHMSNEQWQYIQNLGTEMKNSLRDVAAVFAPSCLSHTVITKSNWNTFQIRGTSLPRALHCWDRSLEATRNNRTPAKGCPFYLMDDCHWPQCNPTCPTLVNQATQQELTLPQMLVAMGLDLRRLGLNPKKDADFLASMGSNGG; this is translated from the exons ATGAGGATATTTGGccaagttgtttttttgctaTTGCTGGGGATGAACTGGTGTAAGAATACAAAAGTCCAGTCCGCCAAGAAATCTACACTTCGGAACCAAGCAAACATTGGCGTCCAGACTTCACCCGAGGCTGCTTTCTCCACTGGGAGCGTTTCAAACAATCGAGGTACTGGAGACAACGGTGGAGGTGAATCAACAAGGGAAGATGTTGCTGGAGCTCGAGCAACTAAACAGCAGGCAGATGAAATGAAGCTGCACTTTCTCAAAAACCCGCACGTTACATGTAATGATGGGACACCAGCTGG GTTCTACCTAAAAGAGATCAAAGGGAGCCGCAGATGGCTGTTATTTCTGGAAG GTGGCTGGTGCTGCTACAGCAAAGAGACCTGTGATTCCAGGTACCAAAATATTCCTCGACTAATGAGCTCAACAGGGTGGCCTCTGACAAAAAGTG GTCGTGGCATACTGTCTTCCCAAGTGGAGGAGAATCCTTATTGGCACAGCACAAACATTGT AGTCATCCCATATTGCTCTAGTGATGTTTGGAGTGGCACCGGGCCTGCCCCGACTCCTCCTCCAAAGCAACGACAGGAGAGAGAGAAAGATCGGGATAGAAATAAAAATGCAA CTGAGTATGCTTTCATGGGATCACTTATTATCCGAGAGGTCATCAAAGACCTTATTCCCAAAGGAATCAAGCAGGCCAAGGTTGTTTTGTTGTCTGGCACAAG TGCTGGGGGTACAGGAGTCTTGCTGAATATTGAGCGTGTTGCCAGTTATCTGGAGCAGTTGGGTGCAGAGGCACAGGTCCGAGGTCTGGTCGACTCTGGTTGGTTTCTTGAAAGTAAACACCAGAGATCACCGGACTGCCCTGAAACGGTTACTTGCTCACCTGAAGATGCTATAAAGGTCGGCCTCAG GTTGTGGAATGGCATAGTGCCTGACAGGTGCCGTCGCCTCTATAAGAAAGGGGAAGAATGGCAATGCTTCTTTGGCTACAAGCTGTATTCAACTTTGACTT CACCCTTATTTGTTGTGCAATGGCTGTTTGATGAGGAACAACTTAGGGTGGAGAACATCTACATTGGAGGACAGCACATGAGCAATGAACAATGGCAATACATACAGAACCTAGGCACAGAGATGAAGAACTCCTTAAGAGATGTCGC AGCAGTATTCGCTCCTTCCTGCCTTTCTCATACAGTGATCACCAAAAG CAACTGGAACACTTTCCAAATTAGAGGCACTTCTTTGCCACGCGCCCTGCACTGCTGGGACAGAAGCCTGGAAGCCACTCGTAACAACAGAACTCCAGCCAAAGGATGTCCGTTCTACTTAATGGATGATTGCCATTGGCCTCAGTGTAACCCCACCTGCCCCACCTTGGTAAACCAGGCAACCCAACAGGAGCTCACCTTGCCTCAGATGCTGGTAGCCATGGGACTTGACCTTCGGAGGCTAGGCTTGAACCCCAAAAAGGATGCAGATTTCCTTGCAAGCATGGGCAGCAATGGTGGCTAA